The following proteins are co-located in the Citrobacter freundii ATCC 8090 = MTCC 1658 = NBRC 12681 genome:
- the mobB gene encoding molybdopterin-guanine dinucleotide biosynthesis protein MobB, with product MIPLLAIAAWSGTGKTTLLKKLIPELRARGIRPGLIKHTHHKMDVDKPGKDSYELRKAGAAQTLVASQQRWALMVETPKEPELDLAYLVSRMDASTLDMVLVEGFKHEPVAKILLFREGCGHSPEELVMDDYVIAVASDVPLAVDVPLLDINNTQQVADFVTQWARR from the coding sequence ATGATCCCATTACTCGCCATTGCGGCATGGAGCGGCACGGGAAAAACCACGCTGCTCAAAAAGTTGATCCCGGAACTACGTGCCAGAGGTATACGTCCCGGATTGATTAAGCATACTCATCACAAGATGGATGTCGACAAGCCCGGTAAAGATAGCTATGAGTTACGCAAAGCCGGTGCAGCACAAACGCTGGTCGCCAGCCAGCAACGTTGGGCATTAATGGTAGAAACACCGAAAGAGCCCGAACTGGATTTAGCGTATCTGGTAAGCCGGATGGACGCTTCAACGTTGGATATGGTGTTGGTCGAGGGATTTAAGCATGAACCTGTCGCTAAGATCCTACTTTTCCGCGAAGGCTGCGGGCATAGTCCTGAGGAATTGGTGATGGACGACTATGTTATAGCGGTTGCCAGTGACGTTCCGCTGGCGGTGGATGTTCCATTGTTAGATATCAACAACACACAGCAAGTAGCTGATTTTGTTACGCAATGGGCCAGAAGATAA
- the hemG gene encoding menaquinone-dependent protoporphyrinogen IX dehydrogenase: protein MKTLILFSSRDGQTREIAEYLASELKELGVWADVVNLHRTAEPDWQNYDSVVIGASIRYGHYHAAFQEFVKKHATRLNSMPSAFYSVNLVARKPEKRTPQTNSYARKFLMGSPWRPDHSAVIAGALLYPRYRWYDRVMIQLIMKMSGGETDTNKEVVYTDWEQVARFAREIAQLTNKTSLK, encoded by the coding sequence GTGAAAACACTGATTCTTTTTTCTTCCCGGGACGGACAAACGCGTGAAATCGCTGAATATCTGGCTTCTGAACTCAAAGAGCTGGGCGTTTGGGCAGATGTTGTTAATTTGCATCGTACCGCGGAGCCGGACTGGCAAAATTATGACAGCGTGGTGATTGGCGCCTCGATTCGCTATGGTCATTACCATGCTGCTTTTCAGGAGTTTGTGAAAAAGCATGCCACACGGCTGAATTCGATGCCGAGTGCGTTCTACTCCGTAAACCTCGTTGCCCGTAAACCGGAGAAACGTACGCCGCAAACCAACAGCTATGCGCGTAAGTTCCTGATGGGTTCGCCGTGGCGACCAGATCACAGTGCAGTCATTGCGGGTGCTTTGCTGTATCCCCGCTATCGCTGGTATGACCGAGTTATGATCCAACTGATAATGAAGATGTCAGGCGGTGAAACGGATACGAATAAAGAAGTGGTGTATACCGATTGGGAACAGGTTGCGAGATTCGCGCGGGAAATAGCCCAATTAACCAACAAAACGTCGTTAAAATAA
- the trkH gene encoding Trk system potassium transporter TrkH, which yields MHFRAITRIVGLLVILFSGTMIIPGLVALIYRDGAGRAFTQTFFVALAIGSMLWWPNRKEKGELKSREGFLIVVLFWTVLGSVGALPFIFAESPNLTITDAFFESFSGLTTTGATTLVGLDSLPHAILFYRQMLQWFGGMGIIVLAVAILPILGVGGMQLYRAEMPGPLKDNKMRPRIAETAKTLWLIYVLLTVACALALWFAGMPAFDAIGHSFATIAIGGFSTHDASVGYFDSPTINTIIAIFLLISGCNYGLHFSLLSGRSLKVYWRDPEFRMFIGVQLTLVAVCTLVLWIHNTYGSALTTINQAFFQVVSMATTAGFTTDSIARWPLFLPVLLLCSAFIGGCAGSTGGGLKVIRILLLFKQGNRELKRLVHPNAVYSIKLGNRALPERILEAVWGFFSAYALVFIISMLAIIATGVDDFSAFASVVATLNNLGPGLGVVADNFASMNPVAKWILIANMLFGRLEVFTLLVLFTPTFWRE from the coding sequence ATGCATTTTCGCGCCATCACCCGAATCGTTGGACTACTGGTCATCTTATTCTCGGGGACAATGATTATCCCTGGACTGGTAGCGCTCATCTACCGTGACGGGGCAGGGCGTGCATTCACCCAAACTTTCTTCGTTGCTTTGGCGATCGGCTCCATGCTGTGGTGGCCAAACCGTAAAGAGAAGGGCGAGCTGAAATCGCGCGAAGGATTTCTGATTGTCGTTTTGTTCTGGACCGTTCTGGGCAGCGTGGGTGCGCTACCGTTCATCTTTGCGGAAAGCCCAAACCTGACGATAACCGACGCTTTTTTTGAATCCTTTTCCGGATTGACCACCACCGGTGCAACGACGTTGGTGGGGCTGGATTCATTGCCACACGCGATTCTCTTTTATCGCCAGATGCTGCAATGGTTCGGCGGGATGGGGATCATCGTGCTGGCGGTGGCTATCCTGCCTATTCTTGGCGTGGGTGGGATGCAGCTCTATCGGGCAGAAATGCCGGGGCCGCTGAAAGATAATAAGATGCGCCCGCGTATTGCCGAAACGGCGAAAACGCTGTGGCTTATCTATGTATTACTGACGGTGGCGTGCGCGCTGGCGCTATGGTTTGCCGGGATGCCCGCGTTTGACGCCATTGGGCACAGTTTTGCCACGATTGCCATCGGTGGTTTTTCCACACACGATGCCAGCGTGGGGTATTTCGACAGTCCCACGATTAATACGATTATTGCAATCTTCTTGCTGATCTCCGGTTGTAACTATGGTCTGCACTTCTCTTTATTAAGTGGGCGTAGTCTGAAGGTTTACTGGCGCGATCCGGAATTCCGCATGTTCATCGGCGTGCAGTTGACGCTGGTGGCTGTCTGTACGTTGGTGCTGTGGATACACAATACCTATGGCTCGGCGCTCACGACGATCAACCAGGCCTTTTTCCAGGTGGTATCGATGGCGACGACTGCCGGATTTACCACGGACAGTATTGCCCGCTGGCCGCTGTTCCTGCCGGTGCTGCTGCTGTGTTCTGCTTTTATCGGCGGCTGTGCCGGGTCGACGGGGGGGGGCTTGAAGGTGATTCGTATCCTGCTGCTGTTTAAGCAAGGCAACCGCGAATTGAAACGACTGGTTCATCCGAATGCGGTTTACAGTATCAAACTGGGTAACCGTGCGTTGCCGGAGCGAATTCTCGAAGCCGTATGGGGATTCTTCTCTGCCTATGCGTTGGTCTTTATTATCAGTATGCTGGCGATTATTGCGACCGGCGTTGATGACTTCTCCGCGTTTGCCTCCGTTGTGGCAACGTTGAATAACCTGGGGCCTGGACTGGGGGTTGTTGCCGACAACTTTGCCAGTATGAACCCTGTGGCGAAGTGGATCCTGATTGCCAATATGCTGTTTGGTCGTCTGGAGGTCTTTACTCTGCTGGTGCTCTTTACCCCTACCTTCTGGCGTGAATAA